The following is a genomic window from Bacteroidales bacterium.
GTCAAGGGGAGTTGAGCTAAGAATAACATTTAATAACCTGCCATCCCTGCATTTAAAAACTGTCTCGACTGATCCTGTCCCTTTTGATGCAATCTGATCATATTTTTCCTTTCCTACCCGTTCATACTCCTCCCTTGCTGGATAAAGAATCTCTGACAATTTTCCGATCAGTTCTTCCCTCTCATATCCTATCAGCTTGCACAGGGTATCATTTACCTCCATCAGAACCCTGTTTACAACGAGTCCTATCCCCACAGGTGCAACATGTATTATACTCTGAAGCTTAGTCTCACTTGATCTGAGAGCTAAATCACCCTGTCGGCGCTCCTCTTCTATCCCTATTGCTGAGGCTATTATCTCCAGAAATCTTATCTCATTCTGATCAGGGTTAAAATCCTTCTGAAATACAAGACACAGAGAACCAACGTTTTCATTTTCAAATTTTATTGATTTACCTACATAGGTATGAAGGTTATACTTCAAAACATTTGGATCGGTAGTTGCATATGATGTCTCCTGAAGATTTCTGATTATTACAGTTTTTTCACTGGATGATTTAATAACATCATTGCAAATGTGACCTTCAGGATTGTCTACCGAAATGTAATCTGAAGGTGCATTCCATTGTCCGAGTGAGCAGAGCATATTGCCCTCTAACCGGTTATACAGCGAACAGGTTGCACCAACAAGCTCACCGCAGATTGCTACCAGATGATTAATATTTACCAGAGGATCGCTTACAAAACTCAAAAAGCACTCATTAAGTTTAACAAGTCTCTCTTCCGACTTCCTCCTTTCACTAATATCCTGATAAATAGACTGATAGGTTCCATCCGGCATCATCTTTGTATGCATCTCAACCGGAATAGTACTGCCGTCCTTACGTAATAAACGCCGCTCATTTATAACAGTTTCTCCTTTCTGAAGAAGATCAAATCGCAAAGGAGATTTTACCAGATCTTCAGGAATGAATAGATCACTTATATGTGTACCTATGAGCTCATCACGCTTCCTTCCGGTCAGTACCAGTATATATGAATTTGCTTCAATTATCCTGCCGTCATGCGATCCAAGCAGTATCCCGTCAACAGCCAGTTCGACCAATTCTCTGTACCTAGTTTCACTCTCAATCAGAGCAATTTCTGCACGCTTCCTATCAGATATATCACGTGTAATACTCAGAATATGAGTAACTCCATCAATTTCAATAACAGAGGCAGACATAATACCGGTAAGGAGCTTTCCGTCCTTCATCCTGAATTGTGTCTCGAGATTCTCATATCTTCCCTTTTCTTTAAGACCCTGAACAAGCTTATTCCGGTCAGATGGTACTGCCCAGATATCAAGTTCCATTGAAGTTTTCCCGATAGTCTCTTCTGCTGTATAGCCCGTTATTTTTGTAAATCCATCGTTTATTGATACATACATGCCATCTGAGAGACGGTTGATATTTATTGAGTCGGGGCTTGTATAAAAAGCCCTTCTGAATTTATCCTCACTTTTCTTTAACGACTCAAGAGTATTTATTTTTTCTGATACATCGAATGCGAAAGCTGTTGCACCAACTATTTCCTGTTTTTCATTAAATATGGGATTGTACCTTGTTTCATAATAATTCCGTTTCAGTTCACCGTACTCTTCGACAGTTATATGGCTTTGCCCGGTTAAGGCTTTTCCATAGTTTAATTTCGCTTTTGAGACGTCATCCTCACTTGTCATACACTCAAGAATATTCATTCCCGGCTTTATGTCAATACCATAGGCAATTTTCATGATCCTTTCATGAAATGTATTAAATGCCAGATAGTTAAATTGCCTATCAATAGCCAAAATAATCATATCCTGCGGACTATCAATACAAGCCTTAAGCAGAATCTTATCAAGCGTGTTTTCCATATCAGCTATTAATTGTCTGTTTAGGTTCATGATTTTTGAGCGCCTGCTAATGAAAAAGTGAATATACTCCCTTTTCCGGCTTCGCTGGTCACCCAAATTTTACCTCCATGCTTTTCAATAAATTCTTTACATAACAATAAACCTAATCCGGTACTTGGCTCGCCATCCGTTCCCGGACGGCTGGTTTTTTCATCAATTCTGAAGAGTTTATTAATTAATTCAGTTGTCATTCCTATCCCTGAATCGGATATTTTAATTTCAACAAAATCATGCCGGGCATAAATAGCTGAAATACTGACTATTCCTCCCTGCTTTGTGAATTTAAGTGCATTTGATATCAGGTTCCTTACTATTGTATCAAACATATGCTTATCAGCGTTTATCTCCAGAGTTTCATCCATAGAAGTTTCAATTACAATTCCTTTCTTCTTTGCAGACTCAGATAATACATTGACACAATCGATTATTCTTTGTTTAATGTTTATTTTTTCAGGAATAAAATTCATTACACCCCGCTGCAAACGCGACCACTCAAGAAGGTTCTCAAGCAGGCTGTAGATTCCAGTTGCAGACTGAGTCATGCTGAGAGTAATCTCTTTGATCTCATCAATCGACATCGTATGGACCTCCTCAGTAATAATCTTTGTGGCCTCTACAAATGCACTTAACGGACCACGCAGGTCGTGAGCAAGGATTGAAAAGAATTTATCTTTTTCTGAATTTACTGTCTGAAGGAGTTCATTCTTTAACTTAATTTCTAATTCCGCCAGTTTCCTTTCAATTGCAAATGCTATCTGTCCCCCGATGGAGACAAGAAATCTCATATCCTCTTCAGAATACACATTTTCCTTTTCATAATGCTGAAGCACCATTACTCCTAGAACTCCAGAAGGTGTTTGTAATGGAATCCCTATCCATGACGGAGAGGGTGATCCTACCAGTTCTACTTCATTTAGTTTTTCCAGTATCTCGAATTCCTTCTGGCTAAACAGAAATGGTTTAACAGTTCTGAAAACGTAAGAACTGCAACTTTTGCCCATCGATGTGGGAAGTGGTGTAGTATCATATTTATCGACGAAATACGGAAAACTGAAAAGTCCTGATTTTTCATTCATCAGTGCAACAAAAAAGTTTTCTGCATAAACCACTTTACCGAGGGATAAATGTATCAGTTTCAGTAACTCATCGAGATTTGAGGTTAAAGTAATTCCCCTGTTAATCTCATAAAGGATCTGGTTCTCAAGTTCAATCCTCTTACTTTGTGTTATATCGCTTGCAATGCCAATAAGCGCAATCGACTTACCATTTTCATCTTTCACAACTCCTGTTGACAGAGAAATCAGAAAATCAGTTCCGTCTTTCTTCCTGTTATATATTTCTCCATGCCATCCGCCGCGGAGGGTTGCAGGTAGTATTTCGTTTACTATTTCAGGAGGATTATTCGGGGACCGGATTATACTAATAGATTCATCTTTAAGATCTTCTTCATTAAAACCATATGTTTCCAGAAATGCACGGTTTAAAAAAAGTACATTGTCATTCATATCGGTTATACTGACGCACTCCTTTGATCCCTTAAGAGCATTAGCAAGGAGAAAGAATTGATCTTCAATTTGTTTTCTGCCGGTTATGTCCTTTGTTATGTTTATACTATGCGGAACACCGTCAAGATCGAGTATTGACGCTGACATCAGTCCTATAATTATTCTACCGTCTTTATGTCTGAATAGTGCTTCAAAGTTTTCTATCCTGCCATCCTTCTGAAGTCTGGAAACAAGATCTTTACGATTATCAGGGTCAGCCCAGATATTAAGTTCTAAAGATGTTTTACCGATAACCTCCCCCTCCGAGAAACCAAGCATCTTTACAAATCCTTCATTTACCGACACATACATTCCATCCGAAAGCCTGTTGATATTAACTGAATCAGGACTTGTCATAAAGGCTTTCATGAACTTCTCTTCGCTCATTTTGGCTTTTGCTTCAGCGTCGCGCAGAACAGACATCCCACTCTCACATTGACTCTTTAGCAATTCATATGCAAGTCTTAAATCGTTAAGCTCCGACTGCAGTTCCTGGTTAGATTTGTCGCTAAAATTATTCAATTCTCAAAGTTGTTATAAGAATCCACAATATAAGAAATTTCAGTCAGACTAACTATCCGCTGCACATCTCCTTCATAAGTTGGCAATTAAGTAATAATTTGATTAATATATGTTTCTTTCCTCTTTCATTTTTCTTTCTACCTTTGCGCCACAACAATAAAAATTATGCAATACGATATAAAACCAGGCATTAAAGGATTGATCTTTGATCTCGACGGGACTCTCGCTGATACAATGCCATTTCACTTTAAAGGCTGGAGAGTGGCTTGTCAGAAATATGGAGCAAAAATAGATACTGCTTTTCTCAGGAAGCATACCGGCAGCCCGGGATGGCTGATAGCAACAGAGATAATTAAAGATAATAACCTCAACGGAACCGTTACAATTGAACAGATAATTGAAGTAAAACTCAACGAATTTTACAAGGACCAGCATAAAGTAAAACCAATCATTCCTGTAGTGGAAATAGTTAAAAAGTATCATGGCTTAATTCCGATGTCTGTTGGAACAGGAGGTCACAGGGAAGCTGTTGAACGCACACTTGAGATCACTGGTTTAAGGAAATACTTTGACATTATTATTACGGCAAATGATGTGGAAAACTTTAAGCCGCATCCCGAAACATTCCTTAAATGTGCTGAACAGATGAAAATTGCACCTGAATTTATCGAAGTATTCGAAGATGGCGACCTCGGATTAGAGGCTGCAATTACAGCCGGTATGCATGCCACTGATGTAAGGTCGTGGTATGATTCGAGCTGGTGATGCTTCGGCTTCGCTCAGCATCCGTCGGCTTCGCTCAGCATCCGTCGGCTTCGCTCAGCATAAAGGGCACGGAGCGTAAAGCGTAAAGCGTAGAGCGTAAAGCGTAAAGCGTAGAGCGTAGAGCAAGAAACTTAAATATCAGCAATATCGATCAGAGTTTTAGCCCACTCATCTGACCCATTAAGGCTTTCAACCACGGTAAGTTCCTGACCGCCTTCACTTTTAAAAAGATTCAAATACTCTTCCTTAATCTCAATTGTGGTTTCGAGACAGTCAGCAACAAACGAAGGTGCGATTACGAGGACTCTTTTTCTGCCTGACCGGGCAAGTTTAATTAATGTTTCATCGGTAAAGGGACTCAACCATTTCTTAGTAAGCCTCGACTGGAAAGAGGTTGATGCTTTATCAGAAGGCAATTTTAATTTTGCTGATAATAACCTTGTAGTTTCATAACAGGTCGCTTTATAACAAAAAGCACCATCGTCAGGAAATTTTTCTCCGCAGTTACAGTCTCTGCAATCTCTTTCGGGATGCACGGAATGTATATGGCTAAGAGGCAGTCCATGGTACGAAAATAAGATATGATCATACTTATCCGTCTCATACCTAATGATATGATCTGCCATTGTATCCAGATATTCCGGACGGGAATAAAACTGACCAACAAACCGTAATTCAGGAATTACATTCCAGTTTTTAACAATACCTGCTGTTAATTCAATAACAGAACCTGTTGTTGAAGATGCATAATGAGGAAATAACGGAAATACTACCAGCTCTTCAGGCGGGTTATTCTTCATTAAATTCAGTGTTTCTCTCAATGAAGGAGTTCCGTATCGCATCACTCCCATCACATTGTATCTGTTTTTTAATCTTAACTGAACTCCGGTTTCAAGCTTTTTCAGGTTATAAAGCAAGGGAGAACCCTCTCCGGTCCATAACCGTTTATATAATTTTGTGGATTTTGGTGCCCTGAACGGGACAATAATCAGGTTAACAAGAATTTTTCTGAGTAACCAGGGGAGGTCAATAACCCGTTTATCATTCAGGAATTCAGACAGAAATCTCCTTACTTCCTTTACTTCAGGCTTATCCGGTGTTCCGGTGTTTACTATCAGAAGTACTTTATTTGCCATTAAACTGCTGTATCAGTATTTCAGAAATTGCTTTACCCTGTTTGACCCTGTCGGCCATACCTATTCCGTCTCTGATATTGCCGGCAAGTATTAGACCCGGATACTGGTCCTGAATCTTCCTGATGCATTCAAGCCTTTCGCCGGATGATATTTCATACTGAGGGATGGCATGTGTATATCTGAAAATCTCAAAAAGGTCAGGCTCGCTATTTTCAAGTAGCGTTTCGCGAATCTCCTTCATCACTATTTCTTTGATCTCCTGATCTGTTTTTGATATAATATCCGGTTTCTTTATTCCCCCGAGAAAAACAGAGATCAATGCCCCGTTTTCAGGAGCCCTCCCTTTAAAAATCGCTGAGGGAAACAGTATCCCAAGAACTCCACGGTTCTCAAGTGTGGGTATAAGTCCTCCAAAAGCGTCGAGCGGCATACCTTTCCATGTCTTGTATCCTGCTGCAACCTGAACAACAGCAGCATATTTGGTCTTAAGAACCGTATTGAGTTCTTGTTCCTGTATAAACGGGAGTATATTTTTTAAAGAAATGCCTCCAAAGGTAGTAACTACATATGACGCAGCTATCTCTTCAACCGTATCATCTGTATTCCTGAAAGTGACAGTATATTCGGAGTCACGTGGCTCAACAGTAAGGTTTTTCACATTAAAAATCAGACTCTTCTCCGTTAACTCATTTACAAGTGCACTGATCAATTTCTCAAGACCCCCTTTAACTGAGAAGACTTCTCCCGTTGCCCGTTTCTGATCCTCTGATTTTGGTTCCCTGGCTTTTTTTATTGCCCCCCCGATAAAACTGCCATATTTCTGTTCGAGAGCATAAAGCTTTGGCATTGCATAGCGGGTTACAAGTGATGCGGGATCACCTGCATAAATGCCTGAAATAAAAGGATCAACAGCATAGTGGAGATAGCTCTTCCCCATTCTTCTTTTAACTAACTGAGCAAGAGTCTCATCCGGATCATCTCCGCGTCTTCTGAACGGCTCAGCCAGAATTCTGAACTTATCCTTAAGAGTAAAGAGAGGAGTTGTTACAGCTGAAAATAATCCTGAAGGCAAAGGCTGCCATTTACCTTTCTTGAGAATATATCTTTTCTTTGATTTTGGATTTGCCGTATCAAGATCACAATTACCGTTTAAGTCTTTAAAAAGCCTTGCAATCTCAGGTGTGGAAAGAACTCCGGTATTCGGCCCGGTTTCATAAATGAATCCATCAGCCGAAATGGTATTTATTACACCACCAGCCCTGCTCTCTTTTTCAATAACAATAACATTCCTGCCGCTTTTCTTCAGATAGTATGCCATCGTTAATCCTGTTAACCCGGCACCTAATATGATTATGTCTGTTTTTATTTTCATTATGCTAAACTGTTTTGGAATAAGTCTGTACTTTTTCCTGATACTCTTTATCGAGCGATGCTGCAATATTCCTGATGAATAGAGTGCCGAGCTCAGTTACCTCAATCAGATCAGATGTAAATCTGATAAGACCATCCTTTTCAAACTCCTTTAAAATTGCATCATCTCTTTTAATCGCATTTTTCAGATCACTAACCGGCATATTTTTCGCTTCAGAGAAACCTGAAAGACTTATCTTTTTATTACACATGATTTCAGTAATTACTTCACGTGTAATGATCTGATCATCAGACAAAACATATCCTCTTTCAACAGGCAGTTTACCCTGTTCAATATCCGATATATAATCCTTTATTTCTTTCCTGTTTTGTGAATATCCCTGTTCGAGCTGACTGATGGCTGTTACGCCAAAAGCATAAACCTGACCTGTTGTGAGCCTGGTACAGTATCCCTGAAAATTCCGGTGAAGGGTTCCATCATTTTCAGCTTTATACAGGTCGTCTGTCGGAAGTACAAAGTGGTCGAGTCCGATTGGCATATAACCCGAATCCTTAAGAAGACTGTAAGCGGCCAGGAACATATTCATTTTTTCGCCGGGAGCAGGAAGTCCTTTTTTCTCGAGAATCACCTGGTGTTTTTTAATCCAGGGGACATGAGCATATGAGAAGGTTACCAGCCTGTCGGGCTTAATCGTAATGGCTTTCTGTATTGTGTCTGAAAAAGAGTCAACAGTCTGACCCGGAAGTCCGTAAATAAAGTCAAAATTCACATTTATATTTTTACCCGATGATTTCAGATAAGTGAAAAGCTGACCGGGAGGAATAGCAGAAGGCAACCGGTTCACCTGTTTTAGTATCTCGTTGTTAAAATCCTGAATACCAAGACTAAAACGGTTGAATCCGGCAGAAATAAGATCATCTACGTATTTATAATCGAGATAGGCCGGATTACATTCGATTGCAATTTCAGGATTGTCGGTAAAAGTGAAGTGTTTAAAGAAGTACTCATTAATCCTGGCGATTGCCTTCACATCCAGGGAATTAGGAGTTCCTCCGCCATAATGAATCTGTGATACAAGCCTGTTCTTATCAATGTGTTTCGTTACAAGCTCAATCTCCTTCATCAGAGCATCCATATAAGGAGCCACCAGATTTCCATTTCCGATAGAACATGCATTGCAACCGCAGTAATAGCATATTTTCTGACAGAAAGGAATATGTATATAAAAAGCAATTTTTTCCGGTTTCCTGTTATTCGACTCCTTCAGTATAGTAAGGTAATCACCTTCGGAAAAAGTATCCTTAAAGTGATTGGCCGGAGGATAACTTGTGTATCTCGGTACCGGAACATTATATTTAATCAGAAGCACTTCAGAAACCTGCATTTTCATTTTCTTTTGGTAGTGAGTAAAATAGGATTCCAAGTGTCAGCAGACAAAGGAGTACCTCAATAGAGAAAAGACCATTATATCCGATCAGATCACCTATTTTCCCGCTGAATACAGCGATAATAAGGCTGCTGAGATGTGTAATAACGATCTGTATAGTAAAATCAGTTCCTTCGCGACCTTTTCGAACTATATCCATCGATGTTGTATAAATTGCCACTGTAGATAAGCCATACGTTCCCCACAACAGGCCGATTGCCACATATATTATTGCAAGTGAAGGGACAGATTTTGTCATGAACCAGAACAATACAGCAGTTATCAGACTTAATCCGGAGAAGATATACATCGACAATTTTCTTCCGGTTTTCTTAACAATGAAACCGCCTGCAAGGGCAGAGAGTGCTCCTACAGAAGTTCCAAAGATCCCCGACATAAAACCGATCTGCTTAACATTATAACCAAGGTCGACCAGATATGGTTTAAGCATTGTGAGGATACCGATAATACCTGAATAGTAAAAGATTAAAATAAGCACCCTTTTGTGCTTGCCTTTTTCTGCAAAAAAGCGGTAAATGTCAATCAGGGAAACACCTTGTTTATTCTCATTCTGAAACTGATTTGCCGAGGGTTTACGATAAATGAGCAGCGGAACAACAGCAAAAATCACAAAGGCCGCGAGTAGAACAAGCAGGTTTGTCCATCCAAAATAATAGTAGGCTATCAGAAGCACCCCTGTGCCAAAGAGGGAACCGACAAAACTACCGGCAGACTGCATACTATTTCCGAGGCTCCGTTCGGAAGGTTTTAACTGCAGAATTGCAAATATATCGACTGCAATATCCTGTGTGGCAGATGCAATGAAAGCGACAACCATAAGAATCACTATCAGTTTAAAGTCGGTCTGCAGGTTGAACATTGCAATACTCAGAATGACAACAGCATAGAACAATTCGGAAAATATAATTACCCTCCTGAGCTGTTTATCAGTGCGGGCATTATTGTCAATTAACGGGGCCCAGAGAAATTTGAATATCCATGGCAGTTTTACAAGCTGAAGCAATCCTATCGATTCAAGTGAATACTTCTCCTGCCGCATTATTACCGGAATTACCGTTGAGAAAAAACTCATAGGTATTGACTGGGCAATATAAAGGCTGAACAGAACAGGAAATTTGGGCCAGGTTCTCTCTTTCATCATTTAAAATTTTACTGATAAGTTAATTCCCACCTGGGCAGGTTTCCCGGTCTGGACATATTTGTTTCCCAGAGCCTCGAAGTAAAATGCTTCATAGTAAGTATTCAGAATGTTTTTAGCCCAAATATCGAACTGCATTGATTTTTTTACAAATGATACTTTCCCATCTATCAGGCCATAAAAGGGCTGACTCACAGAGTTCTTCTCATCCCAGTAAATATTGCCTGCTCCTCGATAAAGAAGGTTTACCCTTATATTATCGAGCATGGATGAGTTGTTAACCTTTATGGATTTTGTTGTCTGTAAAGAGAGTGTATGACGCGGTACATATGGCAGATAATTACCATTATAGTTAGTTGTCGCATTAACCTCATATGATATGAATGTAGCATTCGTATATCCATAAGAGATATTGAATTCAAAACCTTTTACAGGAATCGTTTTTATTGATAGTTCTCCTCCTTTGCTCACAGAATGACCTGCGTTCTTAAGCATTGAGCCCCTGCCGCTTGGAACAGTCTGATAGATCTGCTGGTTTTTCCAGTCAATATAAAAGAGTGCAACATCGGCATAGATATAATTATTCAACATTGGTGTTTTAACCCCAATCTCATAATTCCAGCTATATTCAGGATTGAAGGTAAGGTCTTCAGGACGCTCGAATGTTGAGTTGAATCCGCCGGTTTTATATCCTCTTGCAATTACCACATAAAGGTTACTTTTCAGAATCTTATAATTAATTGCCATTCTTGGAATTATCTCGAGAGATTCAAGTGCAGGGTAGAGTGTATCGGCCAGATTTGCCTGTACTCCTTTCAGATTCCGATCGTAAGTATAATCCAGCTGGTCTTTTTCAGAATCGATCCTGATACCACCAGTAACAGTTAGATCTTTAATTAAAAAATCATTTAGTGATGACTGATGGAAAAATGCATATCCGTCAATCTTATGATCATATGTTTTAAGATAGCTGAGGCTGGCAGCATATGAATCTACATTTACTGCATTATCAAAGGCCTGGTAGAATCCGTATCCTCCTAACAACCAGTTGTATTTATGCTTTCCATTTGATCTAATCACAACCTCCTGAGAAACCATATTCTGTTTTTGCTTCTGTGATATAAAAAACAGTGAAGAGGGTGTAAAATCCTGATCAATATCCTGAAGATCATCAAGGTACTGGTATGAGGTTGTAGCTGTAAGATCAAAACCTGAGGTTGTATACTTAATCAGTAATGCATCAGAAAAGAGAGCTCTGTTATATGAACTGTACTGGTTATAGTTTATCTTTTCGGCAAGCATAGTTGAATCATTGTAAAGAGCATAGGGATACCCGCCCTGTTTGCTAAGTTCAAATCCGATAATATTTTCAACAGTCAGTTTTTTTGAAACTTCATAGATCAGTCTGTTTCTTAAGCCGTATGAATTAAGCTTATCAACCTGATTTCCGGTAAACTGATTGGTAAAAAAGCCATCATTATGCACATAATTAAGAGCTAATGAGTATCCGAATCTGTTCCCTAGCTTGCCGTAATGACCACCATTTACTGAGTAGGTGCCGTAATTACCGGCAGAAAGGTTCAAGTGAGTACCGGTATAATCCATTGGAGAGGTTGTAACAATATTCACTATGCCTCCCATGGTATTTCTTCCAAACAAAGTTCCCTGAGGTCCGCGAAGAACTTCTATCCGCTTTATGTCGAAGAAATCGAAATCGAAGGCTGCTTTTTCAAAATACGGAACATAGTCAACATATAGGCCAACTGACGGAGAATTAATCCTCGATCCAATACCTCTTATATATACTGGTGATGTCAGTTTGGAACCATAATCGGGCATAAAGAAATTTGGTGCAGATGATGATATTTCATTCAGCGACTGAATCTGGTTGTCGCTTATACTGGCTGCAGATATAACTGACACTGAAGCCGGTATTGATTTGAAAGTGACGTTATCTTTTGAAGCTTTAATCACAATCTCCCCGAGCTTCACCATCTTCATAAGAGCACTGTCGATAGAGTTTGCTGACTCCTGAGCCTTAAGCCCGGATGCAGACGCCATGAGTATTATAAATATATATTTGATATGATTTTTCATTGAATATTTAAGTTAATCTATCACGTATCAGAAAATTCTGAAAACGTTGAAACGATAACAACCAGATCCTTTGGGATCTGTTGATTTAATAATAAACAACTGGTATAATTCAGTTCCGGAGTTTATCCTGCAATGGGAGGAGGACGGGAAAAAAGAGAATAAGATGTGAAACATGAACAGATGTCTCTGTCAGGATCAAAATAATGATAAGTAATATCAGGTCTGAAGAAAGTAACAGCTCTTTTTGCTGGTTCAGATGCGTACTGTGTACTTTCAGAAGTCGTGCCAAAGTAAAAGGTATCTGCCTTTGAAACCTGATTAATAATTACAGACTGCTCTTTGGATTCAGGTTGATCTTCAGTAATTATCTCCTTTGATTTACCAACAGCATATGCCCCGAAATAGAGCATATATGCGGCTGCCAGAATGATTAAAGGCACTTGTGTAAGAAGAGAACTGAAAGGAAACATTTATATTACTTTGCCGCAAATTAAAGTAATAAATCAATACAAATAACATTATATGATATTTATGTTATTTTATTAACAGTAGAATTTAGGAAACTTTTAAATAAGATTTTTATTAACCACGGAGTTACACAGAGAAAATGGCTGAATTAGTCGAAGTATTCGTATTTCAGGATGTAGCTCATAGCTGAACTATAGCCCTGAAGTTCTTTTGATTCGTAGATCCGTAATCTGTTTAAAGAGTCAAATGTGCGTTTAATTTCTCGCATATGTGCTTTAGCAGAATAAACATCCGATTTTATCTGCAGCTGGCCATTATACGAATGGACTGTACTTGAAATAAAGTGATCATCTGCACCAAAATAAGTAGTTTCCCTGATCAGCCTGTCCAAATGATCGTATTCATTCACGATATAGGTCTCCAGCACATTTTTCTTATCATATTTTTTTATAACGTCCAGCTGATTATTCTTATATTCATATATATAATAGTCATCAGTACCAACCATTGGATATTCAATAGTTTCTTTAATTTTCAGTCCTGCTGAGGAGTATTCATAAATATAGTTTATGAGATTTATATAGCCTGAAGGAGCATTAAGATTAGCATTATAGTTTTCTTTCCTGACCAGCCGGTCAGAAATATCATAGAAGTACAAATCGTATGAAATGGTGCCGACAATAACTCCATCCTGGTACATTGGAGAAGTTGACTTACTTATCCTGCCAAACTCATCATACTCGAATTCTTCAACAATACTGCTTGGCTTCTCCTCATCCAGAGAAAAAAAGAGAAGTATACGCTTCACCTTTGCATTTTCCTGATCTACTGTAAAATCTTTATTTTCCAGACAACCGGTAAATGTTAGGATGGACATTAAAACCATTATGAACGCCAATCTGAGTCTCTTCATTATCATCAGAAATTTTATGTAAAATTAATCTAATGGGATTCTTATAGCAAATTTAA
Proteins encoded in this region:
- a CDS encoding PAS domain S-box protein; this translates as MNNFSDKSNQELQSELNDLRLAYELLKSQCESGMSVLRDAEAKAKMSEEKFMKAFMTSPDSVNINRLSDGMYVSVNEGFVKMLGFSEGEVIGKTSLELNIWADPDNRKDLVSRLQKDGRIENFEALFRHKDGRIIIGLMSASILDLDGVPHSINITKDITGRKQIEDQFFLLANALKGSKECVSITDMNDNVLFLNRAFLETYGFNEEDLKDESISIIRSPNNPPEIVNEILPATLRGGWHGEIYNRKKDGTDFLISLSTGVVKDENGKSIALIGIASDITQSKRIELENQILYEINRGITLTSNLDELLKLIHLSLGKVVYAENFFVALMNEKSGLFSFPYFVDKYDTTPLPTSMGKSCSSYVFRTVKPFLFSQKEFEILEKLNEVELVGSPSPSWIGIPLQTPSGVLGVMVLQHYEKENVYSEEDMRFLVSIGGQIAFAIERKLAELEIKLKNELLQTVNSEKDKFFSILAHDLRGPLSAFVEATKIITEEVHTMSIDEIKEITLSMTQSATGIYSLLENLLEWSRLQRGVMNFIPEKINIKQRIIDCVNVLSESAKKKGIVIETSMDETLEINADKHMFDTIVRNLISNALKFTKQGGIVSISAIYARHDFVEIKISDSGIGMTTELINKLFRIDEKTSRPGTDGEPSTGLGLLLCKEFIEKHGGKIWVTSEAGKGSIFTFSLAGAQKS
- a CDS encoding HAD-IA family hydrolase yields the protein MQYDIKPGIKGLIFDLDGTLADTMPFHFKGWRVACQKYGAKIDTAFLRKHTGSPGWLIATEIIKDNNLNGTVTIEQIIEVKLNEFYKDQHKVKPIIPVVEIVKKYHGLIPMSVGTGGHREAVERTLEITGLRKYFDIIITANDVENFKPHPETFLKCAEQMKIAPEFIEVFEDGDLGLEAAITAGMHATDVRSWYDSSW
- the hemH gene encoding ferrochelatase, which gives rise to MANKVLLIVNTGTPDKPEVKEVRRFLSEFLNDKRVIDLPWLLRKILVNLIIVPFRAPKSTKLYKRLWTGEGSPLLYNLKKLETGVQLRLKNRYNVMGVMRYGTPSLRETLNLMKNNPPEELVVFPLFPHYASSTTGSVIELTAGIVKNWNVIPELRFVGQFYSRPEYLDTMADHIIRYETDKYDHILFSYHGLPLSHIHSVHPERDCRDCNCGEKFPDDGAFCYKATCYETTRLLSAKLKLPSDKASTSFQSRLTKKWLSPFTDETLIKLARSGRKRVLVIAPSFVADCLETTIEIKEEYLNLFKSEGGQELTVVESLNGSDEWAKTLIDIADI
- the hemG gene encoding protoporphyrinogen oxidase; the encoded protein is MKIKTDIIILGAGLTGLTMAYYLKKSGRNVIVIEKESRAGGVINTISADGFIYETGPNTGVLSTPEIARLFKDLNGNCDLDTANPKSKKRYILKKGKWQPLPSGLFSAVTTPLFTLKDKFRILAEPFRRRGDDPDETLAQLVKRRMGKSYLHYAVDPFISGIYAGDPASLVTRYAMPKLYALEQKYGSFIGGAIKKAREPKSEDQKRATGEVFSVKGGLEKLISALVNELTEKSLIFNVKNLTVEPRDSEYTVTFRNTDDTVEEIAASYVVTTFGGISLKNILPFIQEQELNTVLKTKYAAVVQVAAGYKTWKGMPLDAFGGLIPTLENRGVLGILFPSAIFKGRAPENGALISVFLGGIKKPDIISKTDQEIKEIVMKEIRETLLENSEPDLFEIFRYTHAIPQYEISSGERLECIRKIQDQYPGLILAGNIRDGIGMADRVKQGKAISEILIQQFNGK
- the hemN gene encoding oxygen-independent coproporphyrinogen III oxidase, with product MQVSEVLLIKYNVPVPRYTSYPPANHFKDTFSEGDYLTILKESNNRKPEKIAFYIHIPFCQKICYYCGCNACSIGNGNLVAPYMDALMKEIELVTKHIDKNRLVSQIHYGGGTPNSLDVKAIARINEYFFKHFTFTDNPEIAIECNPAYLDYKYVDDLISAGFNRFSLGIQDFNNEILKQVNRLPSAIPPGQLFTYLKSSGKNINVNFDFIYGLPGQTVDSFSDTIQKAITIKPDRLVTFSYAHVPWIKKHQVILEKKGLPAPGEKMNMFLAAYSLLKDSGYMPIGLDHFVLPTDDLYKAENDGTLHRNFQGYCTRLTTGQVYAFGVTAISQLEQGYSQNRKEIKDYISDIEQGKLPVERGYVLSDDQIITREVITEIMCNKKISLSGFSEAKNMPVSDLKNAIKRDDAILKEFEKDGLIRFTSDLIEVTELGTLFIRNIAASLDKEYQEKVQTYSKTV